In Nicotiana tabacum cultivar K326 chromosome 11, ASM71507v2, whole genome shotgun sequence, a single window of DNA contains:
- the LOC107813669 gene encoding large ribosomal subunit protein eL36y-like, whose translation MAPKQPNTGLSVGLNKGHVVTKKELAPRPSDRKGKTSKRVHFVRSLIREVAGFAPYEKRITELLKVGKDKRALKVAKRKLGTHKRAKKKREEMSSVLRKMRATGGGEKKK comes from the exons ATGGCTCCGAAGCAGCCTAATACAGGGCTATCTGTTGGGCTAAACAAAGGCCATGTTGTGACCAAGAAGGAATTAGCTCCACGTCCTTCCGACAGAAAAGGG aaAACAAGCAAAAGAGTCCACTTTGTGAGGAGCCTTATCAGAGAAGTCGCTGGATTTGCTCCATACGAGAAAAGGATTACTGAGCTTCTTAAAGTTGGAAAGGACAAGCGTGCCTTGAAGGTAGCCAAGAGGAAGTTGGGCACTCACAAGAGGgcaaagaagaagagagaagagatGTCTAGTGTTCTCCGTAAGATGAG GGCTACTGGAGGTGGTGAAAAGAAGAAATGA